One Streptomyces coeruleorubidus DNA segment encodes these proteins:
- the recD2 gene encoding SF1B family DNA helicase RecD2 translates to MPNHTGTPAGERRLAVLEGVLERITYANEENGYTVARVDTGRGGGDLLTVVGALLGAQVGESLRMEGRWGSHPQYGKQFHVENYTTVLPATVQGIRRYLGSGLVKGIGPVFADRITQHFGLDTLQIIEEEPKRLIEVPGLGPKRTKKIADAWEEQKAIKEVMLFLQTVEVSTSIAVRIYKKYGDASISVVKNQPYRLAADVWGIGFLTADKIAQSVGIPHDSPERVKAGLQYALSQSTDQGHCFLPEEQLIKDAVKLLQVDTGLVIECLAELAEPPEDGEDPGVVREKVPGPDGGEPVTAIYLVPFHRAELSLSAQLLRLLRTEEDRMPGFRAVAWDKALGWLRTRTGADLAPEQEAAVRLALTEKVAVLTGGPGCGKSFTVRSIVELARAKKAKVVLAAPTGRAAKRLSELTGAEASTVHRLLELKPGGDAAYDRDRPLDADLVVVDEASMLDLLLANKLVKAVPPGAHLLFVGDVDQLPSVGAGEVLRDLLADGSPVPAVRLTRVFRQAQQSGVVTNAHRINAGQHPLTDGMKDFFLFVEDDTEAAGRLTVDVAARRIPAKFGLDPRRDVQVLAPMHRGPAGAGTLNGLLQQAITPGRPDLPEKRFGGRVFRVGDKVTQIRNNYDKGKNGVFNGTVGVVTSLDPVDQRLTVLTDEDEEVPYEFDELDELAHAYAVTIHRSQGSEYPAVVIPVTTGAWMMLQRNLLYTAVTRAKQLVVLVGSRKAIGQAVRSVSAGRRCTALDFRLGSQKNDRSNES, encoded by the coding sequence ATGCCCAACCACACGGGAACCCCCGCCGGCGAACGGCGACTCGCCGTGCTCGAAGGCGTTCTCGAGCGGATCACGTACGCGAACGAGGAGAACGGCTACACGGTCGCCCGGGTCGACACCGGCAGAGGCGGCGGCGATCTGCTCACGGTCGTGGGCGCGCTGCTCGGCGCCCAGGTAGGGGAATCCCTGCGCATGGAGGGCCGCTGGGGCTCGCATCCCCAGTACGGCAAGCAGTTCCACGTCGAGAACTACACGACGGTCCTGCCGGCCACCGTCCAGGGCATCCGCCGTTATCTCGGCTCCGGCCTGGTCAAGGGCATCGGCCCGGTCTTCGCCGACCGCATCACGCAGCACTTCGGGCTGGACACGCTCCAGATCATCGAGGAGGAGCCCAAGCGGCTCATCGAGGTCCCGGGCCTCGGGCCCAAGCGGACGAAGAAGATCGCCGACGCCTGGGAGGAACAGAAGGCCATCAAGGAGGTCATGCTCTTCCTCCAGACCGTCGAGGTGTCCACGTCCATCGCGGTGCGGATCTACAAGAAGTACGGCGACGCGTCCATCTCCGTCGTGAAGAACCAGCCCTACCGCCTCGCCGCCGACGTCTGGGGCATCGGCTTCCTCACCGCGGACAAGATCGCCCAGTCCGTCGGCATCCCGCACGACAGCCCGGAGCGCGTCAAGGCGGGCCTGCAGTACGCCTTGTCGCAGTCCACCGACCAGGGCCACTGCTTCCTCCCGGAGGAGCAGCTGATCAAGGACGCGGTCAAGCTCCTCCAGGTCGACACGGGCCTGGTCATCGAGTGCCTCGCCGAGCTGGCCGAGCCCCCGGAGGACGGCGAGGACCCCGGCGTCGTACGGGAGAAGGTCCCGGGTCCTGACGGCGGGGAGCCCGTCACCGCGATCTACCTCGTGCCCTTCCACCGAGCCGAACTCTCCCTCTCCGCCCAGCTGCTGCGCCTCCTGCGCACGGAGGAGGACCGGATGCCGGGCTTCCGGGCGGTGGCCTGGGACAAGGCGCTCGGCTGGCTGAGAACACGCACCGGCGCCGACCTCGCCCCCGAGCAGGAGGCCGCCGTCAGGCTCGCGCTGACCGAGAAGGTCGCCGTCCTCACCGGCGGCCCCGGCTGCGGCAAGTCCTTCACGGTGCGCTCCATCGTGGAGCTGGCCCGCGCCAAGAAGGCCAAGGTCGTGCTCGCCGCCCCGACCGGCCGGGCCGCCAAGCGCCTGTCCGAGCTCACCGGCGCCGAGGCCTCCACGGTCCACCGCCTTCTGGAGCTGAAGCCCGGCGGCGACGCGGCCTACGACCGGGACCGCCCGCTGGACGCCGACCTGGTGGTGGTCGACGAGGCCTCCATGCTGGACCTGCTCCTCGCCAACAAGCTGGTGAAGGCCGTCCCTCCGGGGGCCCATCTCCTCTTCGTCGGGGATGTCGACCAGCTGCCCAGCGTCGGCGCGGGCGAGGTGCTGCGCGACCTCCTGGCCGACGGAAGCCCGGTCCCCGCCGTCCGCCTCACCCGGGTCTTCCGCCAGGCCCAGCAGTCGGGCGTGGTGACGAACGCACACCGGATCAACGCCGGCCAACACCCGCTCACCGACGGCATGAAGGACTTCTTCCTGTTCGTTGAGGACGACACGGAGGCCGCCGGACGGCTCACCGTGGATGTGGCGGCGCGTCGCATCCCGGCGAAGTTCGGGCTGGACCCGCGCCGGGACGTCCAGGTCCTCGCCCCCATGCACCGGGGCCCGGCGGGCGCAGGCACCCTCAACGGCCTGCTCCAGCAGGCCATCACCCCGGGCCGCCCCGACCTGCCCGAGAAGAGATTCGGCGGACGGGTGTTCCGCGTCGGCGACAAGGTCACCCAGATTCGCAACAATTACGACAAGGGCAAGAACGGTGTCTTCAACGGCACCGTCGGTGTGGTCACCTCGCTCGACCCGGTCGACCAGCGCCTGACGGTGCTGACGGACGAGGACGAGGAGGTTCCGTACGAGTTCGACGAGCTCGACGAGCTGGCTCACGCCTACGCCGTGACCATCCACCGCTCCCAGGGCAGCGAGTACCCGGCGGTCGTCATCCCGGTCACCACGGGCGCCTGGATGATGCTCCAGCGGAACCTGCTCTACACGGCGGTCACCCGGGCCAAACAGCTGGTCGTCCTCGTCGGTTCGCGCAAGGCGATCGGCCAGGCGGTGCGCTCCGTGTCCGCGGGCCGTCGGTGCACGGCACTCGACTTCCGGCTCGGTTCGCAGAAAAATGATCGATCAAATGAGTCGTGA
- a CDS encoding DUF397 domain-containing protein has protein sequence MISSEHSGWYKSSYSGGSQAECLEVARNNPDVPVRDSKTITGPTLVFSTHGWTAFVTAVKEGHIEA, from the coding sequence ATGATCAGTAGTGAACACAGCGGGTGGTACAAGTCCAGCTACAGCGGCGGCAGCCAAGCCGAGTGCCTCGAAGTCGCCCGCAACAACCCAGACGTGCCCGTCCGTGACAGCAAGACCATCACCGGCCCCACCCTGGTCTTCTCCACTCACGGCTGGACGGCATTCGTGACGGCCGTCAAGGAAGGTCACATAGAGGCCTGA
- a CDS encoding helix-turn-helix domain-containing protein: MDERRTPRTLREKYGEELRLRRTAAGLTQEELSDQVVCSPTLISHFEAGRRLPKPDDARRIDRALGADGFFTRRLEDLENTYDPRFAAAAELERHATVIQQFALSLVPGLLQTPDYARAVFAAYRPNSTDQELDRKVVIRTERARIFDGPSAPVIWTLLDEAVLRRSVGGPQIMAEQLHKIADLAGSRRIRLHVLPYRAGAHPLMESLLTLMTFEDSAPVAYVDAFETGRLMDDPALVSACQTAYALALSDALSQQESLALVRSAAKEHAHDQ, translated from the coding sequence ATGGACGAACGCCGCACGCCTCGAACGCTGCGGGAGAAGTACGGGGAGGAGCTGAGGCTACGGCGGACGGCGGCGGGCCTCACTCAGGAGGAACTGAGCGACCAGGTCGTGTGCTCGCCTACGCTGATCAGCCACTTCGAGGCCGGGAGACGGCTTCCCAAACCCGATGACGCCCGGCGGATCGACCGTGCGCTGGGGGCGGACGGATTCTTCACGCGGCGGCTGGAGGATCTGGAGAACACGTACGATCCCCGCTTCGCTGCCGCCGCCGAACTGGAGCGACACGCAACCGTGATCCAGCAGTTCGCGCTCTCACTGGTTCCCGGCCTGCTCCAGACACCCGATTACGCGCGCGCAGTGTTCGCCGCTTACCGCCCCAACTCCACAGACCAGGAACTTGACAGGAAAGTTGTCATCCGAACAGAGCGTGCCCGAATCTTCGACGGGCCGTCGGCTCCGGTCATCTGGACGCTTCTCGACGAGGCCGTACTGCGACGCTCTGTGGGTGGCCCGCAGATCATGGCCGAACAGCTGCACAAGATCGCGGACTTGGCCGGGTCACGACGGATTCGGCTGCACGTCCTTCCGTACCGCGCCGGTGCGCATCCGCTCATGGAGAGCCTGCTCACCCTGATGACCTTCGAGGACTCCGCCCCGGTGGCGTACGTCGACGCATTCGAGACGGGACGTCTGATGGACGATCCGGCGCTGGTGAGCGCCTGCCAGACCGCCTACGCTCTGGCGCTGAGCGACGCGTTGTCGCAGCAGGAGTCACTGGCCCTCGTCAGGTCGGCAGCGAAGGAACACGCGCATGATCAGTAG
- a CDS encoding phosphotransferase, whose translation MQHDEERPLSGGNVSTGVVRIGDTVRRPAGPWTPAVHALLTHLHDVGFRAAPRPLGIDEQGREVLTFVTGEVIWPDRFALLEASQPLARVARLIRDFHDAVESFTPPPDARWQVLIPAEGADIIAHQDLAPWNLVADGMDSWAFIDWDTAGPGTRLWDVAYAMHGFIPLSAHPHWQRADADDRLRIFADAYGLKETERRDLVPLLGRRTRAMHDFLRHQAAEGNQPWATLWAEGHGDAWRSDAEYIEQREEQWARALLAG comes from the coding sequence ATGCAGCACGATGAAGAGCGGCCATTGTCCGGCGGGAACGTCAGCACCGGCGTCGTCCGCATCGGTGACACCGTCCGCCGCCCGGCGGGACCGTGGACTCCAGCAGTGCACGCACTGCTCACCCATCTCCACGATGTGGGCTTCCGGGCGGCTCCTCGCCCCCTTGGCATCGACGAGCAGGGGCGGGAGGTACTGACCTTTGTGACAGGTGAGGTGATCTGGCCCGACCGATTCGCGCTGCTGGAAGCCTCGCAGCCGTTGGCTCGCGTGGCACGTCTGATCAGGGACTTCCACGACGCCGTGGAGAGCTTCACGCCACCGCCCGACGCCCGCTGGCAGGTACTCATCCCTGCCGAGGGAGCTGACATCATCGCCCATCAGGACCTGGCCCCGTGGAACCTCGTGGCTGACGGAATGGACTCGTGGGCCTTCATCGACTGGGACACCGCTGGCCCCGGCACCCGCCTGTGGGATGTCGCTTACGCCATGCACGGCTTCATCCCACTGTCCGCGCACCCCCACTGGCAACGTGCCGACGCTGACGATCGCCTGCGGATCTTCGCCGACGCTTACGGGCTCAAGGAGACCGAGCGGCGTGACCTGGTGCCCCTGCTGGGCCGCCGAACCCGTGCCATGCACGACTTCCTGCGCCACCAAGCGGCCGAAGGCAACCAGCCATGGGCGACGCTCTGGGCAGAAGGCCACGGCGATGCCTGGCGAAGCGACGCCGAATACATCGAACAGCGCGAAGAACAGTGGGCACGTGCCTTGCTCGCTGGGTGA
- a CDS encoding CGNR zinc finger domain-containing protein, with product MQEPVIGQAAPPPAQGEEEHPSLALVNSAIALPGGHTIDLLGTPAQTNHWLTQRGLAPVDAGMREMCATQLRSLREQIRSLFAARAEGLPALPAAVAAINDAMTRVPTAPLLGWDDKTGPYRTAPHPTTAIVDLALATLAADAADLLTSPDAERLTACGSPPCNRYLLRHGRRQWCSTRCGDRARAARAYARRSTSR from the coding sequence ATGCAGGAGCCCGTGATCGGCCAGGCCGCCCCGCCGCCCGCGCAGGGCGAGGAGGAGCACCCCTCGCTCGCCCTCGTCAACAGCGCGATCGCGCTGCCCGGCGGGCACACGATCGACCTCCTGGGCACCCCCGCGCAGACGAACCACTGGCTGACCCAGCGCGGCCTCGCCCCGGTCGACGCCGGCATGCGGGAGATGTGCGCGACCCAACTGCGCTCCCTGCGCGAACAGATCAGATCGCTGTTCGCCGCCCGCGCCGAAGGCCTGCCCGCCCTCCCCGCGGCCGTGGCGGCCATCAACGACGCGATGACCCGGGTCCCCACCGCCCCGCTGCTGGGGTGGGACGACAAGACCGGCCCCTACCGCACGGCCCCCCACCCCACCACCGCGATCGTCGACCTGGCCCTGGCCACCCTCGCCGCCGACGCCGCCGACCTGCTTACCTCCCCCGACGCCGAACGCCTCACCGCCTGTGGCTCCCCGCCCTGCAACCGCTACCTGCTCCGCCACGGCCGCCGCCAGTGGTGCTCCACCCGCTGCGGCGACCGCGCCCGCGCGGCGCGTGCGTATGCCCGCCGCAGCACCTCGCGATGA
- a CDS encoding MBL fold metallo-hydrolase — translation MSALPATTAPFPVRVFGGPTALFEYGGLRFLTDPTFDGPGDFPAPAVVLTKTAPAAGSPAELGPVDVVLLSHDEHADNLDTSGRALLADVPLTLTTPGGGQRLGAKATGLADWQSVELDSPDGGTVTVTGVPAIHGPGPREEVEPITGEVVGFVLTGEGLPTVYVSGDNASLDAVKEVAERFAPVDTAILFAGAPRFADVFDGKVIVLDSAMAAEAARILGARRVVPVHYDSWAHFTEGHDELEAAFTAAGLADRLDWGGRD, via the coding sequence ATGTCTGCGCTTCCCGCGACGACCGCCCCCTTCCCCGTCCGCGTCTTCGGCGGCCCGACCGCCCTCTTCGAGTACGGCGGCCTGCGCTTCCTGACCGACCCGACCTTCGACGGCCCCGGTGACTTCCCCGCGCCCGCGGTGGTTCTGACGAAGACCGCCCCCGCCGCCGGTTCGCCCGCCGAACTCGGCCCCGTCGACGTGGTGCTCCTCTCGCACGACGAGCACGCCGACAACCTCGACACCTCCGGGCGGGCGCTGCTCGCCGACGTCCCGCTCACCCTCACCACCCCCGGGGGCGGACAGCGCCTCGGCGCGAAGGCCACGGGCCTGGCCGACTGGCAGTCCGTCGAGCTCGACAGCCCCGACGGCGGCACGGTCACCGTCACGGGCGTGCCCGCCATCCACGGCCCCGGCCCCCGTGAGGAGGTCGAGCCGATAACCGGCGAGGTCGTCGGGTTCGTCCTGACCGGCGAGGGCCTGCCCACCGTCTACGTCAGCGGCGACAACGCCTCACTGGACGCGGTGAAGGAGGTCGCCGAGCGCTTCGCCCCGGTGGACACCGCCATCCTGTTCGCCGGCGCACCGCGCTTCGCCGACGTCTTCGACGGAAAGGTCATCGTCCTGGACAGCGCCATGGCCGCCGAGGCCGCGCGGATCCTCGGCGCCCGCCGCGTGGTCCCCGTCCACTACGACAGCTGGGCCCACTTCACCGAGGGCCATGACGAGCTGGAGGCCGCCTTCACCGCCGCCGGGCTGGCCGACCGTCTGGACTGGGGCGGACGCGACTGA
- a CDS encoding dihydrofolate reductase family protein, whose amino-acid sequence MHHQLLRVQNFNVSSDGFGAGEHQSLERPFGHADPGQMFAWAGATASWPNRTDPGGSRGLDDYLTRDFTNNIGAEIMGRNKFGPQRGPWQDYEWKGWWGDEPPFHTPVFVMTHHERPSFTLSDTTFHFVGGDPAEVLEQARQAAQGKDVRLGGGATVIRQFLDADLVDTLHVAVSPGVKLGSGSRLWESPQELFDRFHCDVVPSPSGVTHHLFWRK is encoded by the coding sequence GTGCACCACCAGCTACTGCGAGTGCAGAACTTCAACGTCTCGTCTGACGGATTCGGTGCCGGCGAGCACCAAAGCCTGGAGCGCCCCTTCGGCCACGCCGATCCGGGACAGATGTTCGCCTGGGCCGGTGCCACGGCCAGCTGGCCCAACCGCACCGACCCCGGCGGCAGCCGCGGTCTCGACGACTACCTCACGCGCGACTTCACGAACAACATCGGCGCCGAGATCATGGGCCGCAACAAGTTCGGCCCTCAGCGCGGCCCCTGGCAGGACTACGAGTGGAAGGGCTGGTGGGGTGACGAACCGCCGTTCCACACGCCGGTGTTCGTCATGACCCACCATGAGCGCCCTTCGTTCACCCTCTCCGACACGACGTTCCACTTCGTCGGCGGCGACCCGGCCGAGGTGCTCGAACAAGCGCGTCAGGCCGCACAGGGCAAGGACGTCCGACTCGGCGGTGGCGCCACGGTCATCCGGCAGTTCCTCGACGCCGACCTCGTCGACACGCTGCACGTGGCGGTCTCGCCGGGGGTGAAGCTCGGATCCGGTTCACGGCTCTGGGAGTCACCGCAGGAGCTGTTCGACCGCTTCCACTGCGATGTGGTGCCGAGTCCGAGCGGGGTGACGCATCACCTGTTCTGGCGGAAGTGA
- a CDS encoding LacI family DNA-binding transcriptional regulator, giving the protein MASIKDVAAEAGVSVATVSRVLNDHPSVSADARTRVLAAVESLGYRPNAVARSLRTDQTHTLGLVISDVLNPYFTELARSVEEEARALGYSVIIGNADERPDLQDHHVRNLLDRRIDGLLVSPTDGGSPLMLDAARAGTPMVFVDRWIPGVDVPVVRADGRAAVRDLVAHLYGLGHRRVAIIAGPAATTTGRERVEVFREALQEHGLGLPEAYIGQGDFQAESGRRVTEGFLDLAEPPEAVFAADNLMALGALDAVRARGLRVPDDIALAAFDDIRWFVHTDPPVTAIAQPTDELGRAAVRALVDRIEGRTPESVTLPARLVVRRSCGESPSPVQRSTT; this is encoded by the coding sequence GTGGCCAGCATCAAGGACGTCGCTGCCGAGGCCGGCGTCTCCGTCGCCACGGTCTCGCGCGTCCTGAACGACCACCCGTCGGTCAGCGCCGACGCACGCACGCGCGTGCTGGCCGCCGTCGAGTCCCTGGGCTACCGCCCGAACGCCGTCGCCCGCTCCCTGCGCACCGACCAGACCCACACCCTGGGCCTGGTCATCAGCGACGTGCTGAACCCGTACTTCACCGAACTGGCCCGCTCCGTCGAGGAGGAGGCCCGCGCGCTCGGCTACAGCGTCATCATCGGCAACGCCGACGAGCGGCCCGACCTCCAGGACCACCACGTACGCAACCTGCTGGACCGGCGGATCGACGGGCTGCTCGTCTCCCCGACGGACGGCGGCTCGCCGCTGATGCTGGACGCCGCGCGGGCGGGGACGCCCATGGTGTTCGTGGACCGGTGGATCCCGGGCGTGGACGTGCCGGTGGTCCGGGCGGACGGGCGGGCGGCCGTACGGGACCTCGTGGCGCATCTGTACGGGCTCGGGCACCGGCGGGTCGCGATCATCGCGGGTCCGGCGGCGACCACGACCGGACGCGAGCGCGTGGAGGTCTTCCGGGAGGCCCTCCAGGAGCACGGGCTCGGCCTCCCCGAGGCCTACATAGGCCAGGGCGACTTCCAGGCCGAGAGCGGGCGCCGGGTCACCGAGGGGTTCCTCGACCTGGCCGAGCCGCCCGAGGCCGTGTTCGCGGCCGACAACCTGATGGCGCTCGGCGCGCTGGACGCCGTACGCGCGCGTGGACTGCGGGTTCCCGACGACATCGCGCTGGCCGCGTTCGACGACATCCGCTGGTTCGTGCACACCGACCCGCCGGTCACCGCCATCGCCCAGCCCACGGACGAACTGGGGCGCGCCGCCGTACGCGCGCTGGTCGACCGCATCGAGGGCCGGACCCCCGAGTCCGTCACCCTTCCCGCCCGCCTCGTCGTACGCCGCTCGTGCGGCGAGTCCCCCTCCCCAGTGCAAAGGAGCACGACGTGA
- a CDS encoding sugar ABC transporter ATP-binding protein — MSNPDELLRIEGIRKTFPGVVALDGVDFDLRRGEVHVLLGENGAGKSTLIKMLSGAYTPDAGRILVGGEEVRIHGAQDSERLGIATIYQEFNLVPDLTVAENIFLGRQPRRFGMIDRKRMEADAEVLLARVGVQVSPRARVRELGIARLQMVEIAKALSLDARVLIMDEPTAVLTSEEVEKLFGIVRQLREDGVGIVFITHHLEEIAALGDRVTVIRDGTSVGQVPASAPEEELVRLMVGRSIEQQYPRERADRGAALLSVEGLTRDGVFHDVSFEVHAGEVVGIAGLVGAGRTEVVRAVFGADPYDKGAVKVAGAAVPRYDVNAAMTAGIGLIPEDRKGQGLVLDASVEENLGLVTLRSATRAGLVDLKGQREAAERIAGQLGVRMAGLGQHVRTLSGGNQQKVVIGKWLLADTKVLILDEPTRGIDVGAKVEIYQLVNELTAAGAAVLMISSDLPEVLGMSDRVLVMAQGRIAGELSADEATQDTVMALAVSTPTTTTTITTGTEASRGH; from the coding sequence GTGAGCAACCCGGACGAGTTGCTGCGCATCGAGGGCATCCGCAAGACCTTCCCCGGCGTGGTCGCGCTCGACGGCGTCGACTTCGATCTGCGCCGGGGTGAGGTGCACGTGCTGCTCGGTGAGAACGGCGCGGGCAAGAGCACCCTCATCAAGATGCTCTCCGGTGCCTACACGCCCGACGCCGGGCGGATCCTGGTCGGCGGCGAGGAGGTGCGCATCCACGGTGCGCAGGACTCCGAGCGGCTCGGGATCGCCACCATCTACCAGGAGTTCAACCTCGTTCCCGACCTGACGGTCGCCGAGAACATCTTCCTGGGGCGGCAGCCGCGCCGGTTCGGGATGATCGACCGGAAGCGGATGGAGGCCGACGCCGAGGTCCTCCTGGCGCGCGTGGGCGTGCAGGTGTCGCCGCGCGCGCGGGTCCGCGAACTGGGCATCGCGCGCCTGCAGATGGTCGAGATCGCCAAGGCGCTCAGCCTCGACGCGCGCGTGCTCATCATGGACGAGCCGACCGCAGTGCTCACCTCCGAGGAGGTCGAGAAGCTCTTCGGAATCGTGCGCCAGCTGCGCGAGGACGGCGTCGGGATCGTGTTCATCACGCACCACCTGGAGGAGATCGCCGCCCTCGGTGACCGGGTGACGGTCATCCGGGACGGCACGAGCGTCGGGCAGGTGCCCGCCTCCGCGCCCGAGGAGGAGCTCGTGCGGCTCATGGTCGGGCGCTCCATCGAGCAGCAGTATCCGCGCGAACGGGCCGATCGCGGCGCCGCGTTGCTGTCCGTGGAGGGACTCACCCGCGACGGCGTCTTCCACGACGTCAGCTTCGAGGTGCACGCCGGTGAGGTGGTCGGCATCGCCGGGCTCGTCGGCGCCGGCCGGACGGAGGTCGTACGGGCGGTGTTCGGGGCGGACCCGTACGACAAGGGGGCCGTGAAGGTCGCCGGGGCCGCCGTCCCCAGGTACGACGTCAACGCGGCGATGACCGCGGGCATCGGGCTCATCCCCGAGGACCGCAAGGGCCAGGGTCTGGTGCTGGACGCGTCGGTGGAGGAGAACCTCGGTCTTGTGACGCTGCGGTCGGCCACGCGCGCGGGGCTCGTCGACCTCAAGGGGCAGCGCGAGGCCGCCGAGCGGATCGCGGGACAGCTCGGTGTGCGGATGGCGGGACTCGGCCAGCACGTGCGGACACTGTCCGGCGGCAACCAGCAGAAGGTCGTCATCGGCAAGTGGCTGCTCGCCGACACCAAGGTGCTGATCCTCGACGAGCCGACGCGCGGCATCGACGTCGGCGCCAAGGTCGAGATCTACCAGCTGGTCAACGAACTCACCGCGGCCGGTGCCGCCGTCCTGATGATCTCCAGCGATCTGCCCGAGGTGCTCGGTATGAGCGACCGGGTGCTGGTCATGGCGCAGGGCCGGATCGCCGGTGAACTCTCCGCCGACGAGGCGACCCAGGACACCGTGATGGCACTCGCCGTCAGCACCCCGACGACCACGACCACGATCACGACCGGAACGGAGGCCTCCCGTGGCCACTGA
- a CDS encoding ABC transporter permease/substrate-binding protein yields MATDTLKSTTGAGGASASGGLRRLLLDNGALTALIVLVIAMSALSGDFLTTDNLLNVGVQAAVTAILAFGVTFVIVSAGIDLSVGSVAALSATVLAWSATSAGVPVFLAVLLAIATGIACGLVNGILISYGKLPPFIATLAMLSVARGLLLVISEGSPIALPDSVSRLGDVLGGWLPVPVLVMVVMGLIAAFVLGRTYIGRSMYAIGGNEEAARLSGLRVKKQKLAIYAFSGVFAAVAGVVLAARLSSAQPQAADGYELDAIAAVVIGGASLAGGTGKASGTLIGALILAVLRNGLNLLNVSAFWQQVVIGVVIALAVLFDTARRKAGATPAAAGTGGDKGKQAVTYALAAVVTVAIVGATSFLHNGSSAASTPKMGLSLSTLNNPFFVQIRAGAQAEAKKLGVDLTVTDAQNDASQQANQLQNFTTSGLGAIIVNPVDSDAASNSVKAADKAKIPVIAVDRGVNNARTDTLVASDNVTGGELAAKTIADKLGGKGKIVILQGQAGTSAARERAEGFAKGLKAYPGIQVVAQQPADFDRTKGLDVMSNLLQAHPDVQGVIAANDEMALGAIKALGSKAGKSVSVVGFDGTPDGLKAVEGGTLYASVAQQPSQLGKIAVDNALKALQGKKVEETVKVPVKVVTKENVAGFSG; encoded by the coding sequence GTGGCCACTGACACGCTCAAGAGCACGACGGGCGCGGGTGGCGCCTCGGCCTCGGGCGGCCTGCGCCGTCTCCTGCTCGACAACGGCGCGCTCACCGCGCTCATCGTCCTCGTCATCGCGATGTCGGCGCTGTCCGGCGACTTCCTGACGACGGACAACCTCCTGAACGTCGGTGTCCAGGCGGCCGTCACCGCCATCCTCGCCTTCGGCGTCACCTTCGTGATCGTCTCGGCGGGCATCGACCTGTCGGTCGGCTCGGTCGCCGCGCTGTCGGCCACGGTCCTGGCGTGGAGCGCCACCTCGGCGGGTGTCCCCGTGTTCCTCGCCGTCCTGCTGGCCATAGCGACCGGTATCGCGTGCGGCCTGGTCAACGGCATCCTGATCTCCTACGGCAAGCTGCCGCCGTTCATCGCGACGCTGGCCATGCTGTCGGTGGCCCGCGGTCTGTTGCTGGTGATCTCCGAGGGCTCGCCGATCGCCCTCCCCGACTCGGTCTCCCGCCTCGGTGACGTGCTCGGCGGCTGGCTGCCGGTGCCGGTGCTCGTCATGGTCGTGATGGGCCTGATCGCCGCCTTCGTGCTCGGCCGGACGTACATCGGCCGCTCGATGTACGCGATCGGCGGCAACGAGGAGGCCGCGCGGCTGTCCGGCCTGCGCGTGAAGAAGCAGAAGCTCGCCATCTACGCCTTCTCGGGCGTCTTCGCCGCCGTCGCCGGTGTCGTGCTCGCCGCCCGGCTGTCCTCCGCGCAGCCGCAGGCCGCCGACGGCTACGAGCTGGACGCGATCGCCGCGGTCGTCATCGGCGGAGCGTCGCTGGCCGGTGGTACGGGCAAGGCGTCCGGCACGCTGATCGGCGCGCTGATCCTGGCCGTGCTGCGCAACGGGCTGAACCTGCTGAACGTGTCGGCGTTCTGGCAGCAGGTCGTCATCGGCGTCGTCATCGCGCTGGCCGTGCTGTTCGACACCGCGCGCCGCAAGGCCGGGGCGACCCCGGCCGCGGCCGGCACCGGCGGCGACAAGGGCAAGCAGGCGGTGACGTACGCGCTCGCGGCCGTCGTCACCGTCGCGATCGTCGGCGCCACGTCGTTCCTGCACAACGGGTCCTCCGCCGCGAGCACCCCGAAGATGGGCCTGTCGCTGTCCACCCTCAACAACCCCTTCTTCGTGCAGATCCGGGCGGGCGCCCAGGCCGAGGCGAAGAAGCTGGGCGTGGACCTGACCGTCACGGACGCGCAGAACGACGCCTCCCAGCAGGCCAACCAGCTCCAGAACTTCACCACTTCCGGGCTCGGCGCGATCATCGTCAACCCGGTCGACTCGGACGCGGCGAGCAACTCGGTGAAGGCCGCCGACAAGGCGAAGATCCCGGTCATCGCCGTCGACCGCGGCGTCAACAACGCCAGGACGGACACGCTGGTCGCCTCCGACAACGTCACCGGCGGTGAGCTGGCGGCGAAGACCATCGCCGACAAGCTGGGCGGCAAGGGCAAGATCGTGATCCTGCAGGGCCAGGCGGGCACGTCCGCGGCCCGGGAGCGCGCCGAGGGCTTCGCCAAGGGGCTGAAGGCCTACCCGGGCATCCAGGTCGTGGCCCAGCAGCCCGCGGACTTCGACCGCACCAAGGGCCTCGACGTGATGTCGAACCTGCTCCAGGCCCACCCGGACGTCCAGGGCGTCATCGCCGCCAACGACGAGATGGCCCTCGGCGCGATCAAGGCCCTGGGCTCCAAGGCCGGCAAGTCGGTCTCGGTGGTCGGCTTTGACGGCACGCCTGACGGACTGAAGGCGGTCGAGGGCGGCACGCTGTACGCGTCCGTGGCGCAGCAGCCGTCCCAGCTCGGGAAGATCGCCGTGGACAACGCGCTGAAGGCACTCCAGGGCAAGAAGGTCGAGGAGACGGTGAAGGTGCCGGTGAAGGTGGTCACGAAGGAGAACGTGGCCGGCTTCAGCGGCTGA